In the Paraburkholderia acidisoli genome, one interval contains:
- a CDS encoding FAD-dependent oxidoreductase, translating to MTQRAMAIVGAGHVGGRAAQALREAGWQGRIVLVGAEPHWPYERPPLSKGLLTGERAAQQCALRAPQAWRDDHIERLHARVLALDPARRTLTLDTGGMLAHVAHLDYEALLLATGGHVRRLAVPVSAAASARVLYLRTLDDAAAIAPRLAPGARLAVVGGGFIGLEVAASARSRGCEVTVIEGGPRLLGRAVPEALAAQVHALHARNGVRIVLGAAVQAIEAHANGALAVLHGSGESADSVEADTVVVGIGIEPADEIARAAGLAVERGILVDETLQTSAPGIYAAGDVAVFPSRFGAHRLRQETWHNAETQARVAAHNLLGAREVYRELPWFWSDQYDHQLQVAGEPALARQTVVRALDGNTQIRFDFADERRAGHDGHVPRLVAASGFGPANALAKEMRVARMLVEREVTAAPAVLADAAVKLKSLLA from the coding sequence ATGACGCAACGGGCGATGGCGATCGTCGGCGCGGGACACGTGGGCGGACGCGCCGCGCAGGCGCTGCGCGAGGCCGGGTGGCAAGGACGCATCGTGCTGGTGGGCGCCGAGCCGCACTGGCCGTACGAGCGGCCGCCGCTCTCGAAAGGCCTGCTCACCGGCGAGCGCGCGGCGCAGCAATGCGCGTTGCGCGCGCCGCAGGCCTGGCGCGACGACCATATCGAGCGCCTGCATGCCCGCGTGCTCGCGCTCGACCCCGCGCGGCGCACGCTCACGCTGGACACGGGCGGCATGCTGGCCCACGTCGCCCACCTGGACTACGAAGCGCTGCTGCTCGCCACGGGTGGCCACGTCCGGCGGCTCGCCGTGCCCGTTTCGGCCGCGGCGAGCGCTCGCGTGCTGTATCTGCGTACGCTCGACGACGCGGCCGCCATCGCGCCACGCCTCGCGCCGGGCGCGCGCCTCGCGGTCGTGGGCGGCGGTTTCATCGGCCTCGAAGTCGCGGCGTCGGCGCGTTCGCGCGGTTGCGAAGTGACGGTGATCGAAGGCGGCCCGCGCCTGCTGGGCCGCGCGGTGCCCGAGGCACTCGCCGCGCAGGTCCACGCGCTGCACGCGCGTAACGGCGTGCGCATCGTGCTGGGAGCCGCCGTGCAGGCGATCGAGGCGCACGCGAACGGCGCGCTCGCGGTTTTGCACGGCAGTGGCGAGTCCGCCGATTCGGTCGAGGCCGACACGGTGGTGGTCGGCATTGGCATCGAGCCCGCCGACGAGATCGCGCGCGCGGCGGGGCTGGCGGTGGAGCGCGGCATTCTTGTCGACGAAACCTTGCAGACGTCCGCGCCCGGCATCTACGCGGCCGGCGACGTGGCCGTGTTTCCGAGCCGCTTCGGTGCGCATCGCCTGCGCCAGGAAACGTGGCACAACGCCGAAACCCAGGCGCGCGTGGCCGCGCACAATCTGCTCGGTGCGCGCGAGGTATATCGAGAATTGCCGTGGTTCTGGTCGGACCAGTACGACCATCAGCTGCAGGTGGCGGGCGAGCCCGCGCTGGCGCGGCAGACCGTGGTGCGAGCGCTCGACGGCAACACGCAGATCCGCTTTGATTTCGCCGATGAGCGCCGCGCCGGCCATGACGGCCACGTACCGCGCCTGGTTGCGGCGAGCGGTTTCGGTCCAGCGAATGCCCTCGCGAAAGAGATGCGCGTGGCGCGCATGCTGGTGGAGCGCGAGGTGACGGCGGCGCCCGCCGTGCTGGCGGACGCCGCCGTCAAGCTCAAGAGCCTGCTCGCGTGA
- a CDS encoding uracil-xanthine permease family protein, whose amino-acid sequence MQAPDSRTTQPAALQDHDSDHNSEPVHDLVYGPDDRPAPTVAFVAALQHLLAILVPIVTPGLLICQAIGVSSRDTTLIVSMSLVISGIATFLQCKRFGPLGAGLLIVQGTSFNFVGPLIAGGSLMVKQGTPVETVMAAIFGVVIAGSFVEMGVSRILPFVKRLITPLVTGIVVLLIGLTLIKVGLISMGGGYGAIAKGNFASVQNLTLSCLVLGTIVVLNRVPVVWVRSTALVIALALGYLVAGLMGRLDFTGAREAALFQIPTPLHFGIGFSWALFVPMLIIYLVTSLEAIGDVTATSKISKQPVEGPLWMRRIKGGVLVNGANSLLAGVFNTFPSSVFAQNNGVIQLTGIASRHVGLWIAAMLVVLGLFPPVAGVLQAVPEPVLGGAAMVMFGAVAASGINILAGTRLDRRALLIIAVSLALGLGVSQVPEILVSLPHALKNVLESGVATGGICALLMNWFLPEKR is encoded by the coding sequence ATGCAAGCCCCCGATTCCCGCACCACCCAGCCCGCCGCCCTTCAAGATCACGACAGCGATCACAACAGCGAACCGGTCCACGACCTCGTCTACGGTCCCGACGACCGCCCCGCGCCCACGGTCGCCTTCGTGGCCGCGCTTCAGCATTTGCTGGCGATCCTCGTGCCGATCGTCACGCCCGGCCTGCTGATCTGCCAGGCGATCGGCGTGTCGAGCCGCGACACCACGCTGATCGTCTCCATGTCGCTCGTGATTTCCGGCATCGCGACCTTTTTGCAGTGCAAGCGCTTCGGCCCACTCGGCGCCGGTCTGCTGATCGTGCAGGGCACGAGCTTCAACTTCGTGGGGCCGCTCATCGCGGGCGGCAGTCTGATGGTGAAGCAAGGCACGCCGGTCGAAACGGTCATGGCGGCGATTTTCGGGGTGGTGATCGCCGGTTCGTTCGTGGAAATGGGCGTGTCGCGCATCCTGCCGTTCGTGAAACGGCTCATCACGCCGCTCGTGACGGGCATCGTCGTCCTGCTGATCGGGCTCACGCTCATCAAGGTCGGCCTGATCAGCATGGGCGGCGGCTACGGCGCCATCGCCAAGGGCAATTTCGCGAGCGTGCAGAACCTCACGCTGTCTTGCCTCGTGCTTGGCACGATCGTCGTGCTCAACCGCGTGCCCGTGGTGTGGGTGCGCAGCACGGCGCTGGTGATCGCGCTCGCGCTCGGCTATCTCGTCGCGGGCCTGATGGGGCGGCTCGATTTCACCGGCGCGCGCGAAGCCGCGTTGTTTCAGATTCCGACCCCGCTGCACTTTGGCATCGGTTTTTCGTGGGCGCTGTTCGTGCCGATGCTGATCATTTATCTCGTCACCTCGCTCGAAGCCATCGGCGACGTGACCGCGACCAGCAAGATCTCGAAGCAACCCGTGGAAGGTCCGCTGTGGATGCGGCGCATCAAGGGCGGCGTGCTCGTGAACGGCGCGAATTCACTGCTCGCAGGCGTGTTCAACACGTTTCCGAGTTCGGTGTTCGCGCAGAACAACGGCGTTATCCAGCTCACTGGCATTGCGAGCCGTCACGTAGGCCTCTGGATCGCGGCCATGCTCGTGGTGCTCGGTCTCTTTCCGCCCGTGGCGGGCGTACTGCAAGCGGTGCCCGAGCCCGTGCTCGGCGGCGCGGCCATGGTGATGTTCGGCGCGGTGGCGGCATCGGGCATCAATATCCTGGCGGGCACGCGGCTCGACCGCCGGGCGTTGCTCATCATCGCCGTTTCCCTGGCACTGGGTCTGGGTGTTTCGCAGGTGCCTGAAATTCTCGTGAGCCTGCCGCATGCGCTCAAGAACGTGCTCGAATCGGGCGTGGCAACCGGCGGCATTTGCGCGCTGCTGATGAACTGGTTCTTGCCCGAAAAGCGCTAA
- a CDS encoding type 1 glutamine amidotransferase domain-containing protein, producing the protein MANSLQHCKVAILAVDGFEESELTEPQRALTEAGAKVEIVSQKRGEIQGFKHVDKGSKVKVDRTFSDASADDYDAVVLPGGVVNGDAIRVIPEAQAFVRAANDAHKTIAVICHGGWLPVSAGIVKGHTMTSWPTLQDDIRNAGGKWVDKQMVHDGNLITSRKPDDLPAFNAELISTLSAARAA; encoded by the coding sequence ATGGCCAACTCACTCCAACACTGCAAGGTCGCCATTCTTGCCGTCGATGGTTTCGAGGAATCCGAACTCACCGAGCCGCAGCGCGCGCTCACCGAAGCGGGCGCCAAAGTCGAGATCGTCTCGCAAAAGCGCGGCGAGATTCAGGGCTTCAAGCACGTCGACAAGGGCAGCAAAGTGAAGGTCGATCGCACGTTCAGCGACGCGAGCGCCGACGACTACGATGCCGTCGTGCTGCCCGGCGGGGTGGTGAACGGCGACGCGATTCGCGTGATTCCCGAAGCGCAGGCGTTCGTGCGCGCCGCCAACGACGCGCACAAGACGATCGCCGTGATCTGCCACGGCGGCTGGCTGCCGGTCTCGGCGGGCATCGTCAAGGGTCACACGATGACGAGCTGGCCCACGCTCCAGGACGACATTCGCAACGCGGGCGGCAAGTGGGTCGACAAGCAGATGGTTCACGACGGCAATCTCATCACGAGCCGCAAACCCGACGATCTCCCGGCGTTCAACGCGGAATTGATCTCGACGCTTTCGGCGGCGCGCGCCGCGTGA
- a CDS encoding DUF6496 domain-containing protein: protein MPLSKGKTREAISKNIKTEVKAGKSQKQAVAIALNQARKSGAKIPKKSHK from the coding sequence ATGCCGCTCAGCAAAGGAAAAACTCGCGAAGCGATCTCGAAGAACATCAAAACGGAAGTGAAGGCAGGCAAGTCGCAGAAGCAGGCCGTGGCGATCGCACTCAATCAGGCACGTAAATCAGGGGCGAAAATCCCGAAGAAAAGTCACAAGTAA
- the coxB gene encoding cytochrome c oxidase subunit II yields the protein MAAVKSRVPRALRPCCSPGRVARVAVGISLGAFAAIGRAQDLRESATPLAYFLHSAGPAAAPVRVLDWALAALCAGVCVVIAGLLGFAMRRKRNVADPAATTRDVTANRIVLVGTIVSSLLLLGALVAMLRVLAAVAEPPREPALTIQVTAYDWWWKVTYIGPSGLPFNTANEIHIPTGEPVRILLQSADVIHAFWVPALAGKTQAIPGQVNRQWLQADRPGIWRGQCTQFCGPQHAHMAMEVIAQSPDDFAHWLDAQAHLVTAPDNEAAQRGEHVFAVHCAACHAVRGSLSSGAQAPDLTHLASRRWLGAGTLVNTHANRLDWVAHAQQIKPESLMPNIVLTPDETHDLGAWMDTLQ from the coding sequence TTGGCTGCCGTGAAGTCTCGCGTGCCGCGCGCGTTACGCCCGTGCTGCTCGCCGGGGCGAGTGGCACGCGTTGCGGTGGGCATTTCCCTGGGCGCTTTCGCCGCCATCGGCCGCGCACAAGACCTGCGGGAGTCCGCGACTCCGCTCGCTTATTTCCTGCATAGCGCGGGTCCCGCCGCCGCTCCGGTGCGCGTGCTCGACTGGGCACTCGCGGCGTTGTGCGCGGGCGTCTGCGTGGTGATCGCGGGCTTGCTGGGGTTCGCGATGCGGCGCAAACGCAACGTTGCCGATCCCGCGGCAACCACCCGTGACGTCACCGCGAATCGCATCGTCCTCGTGGGAACGATCGTCTCTTCGCTGCTGCTGCTCGGTGCGCTCGTGGCCATGCTGCGCGTGCTCGCCGCCGTTGCCGAACCGCCCCGCGAGCCCGCGCTCACCATCCAGGTCACGGCCTACGACTGGTGGTGGAAAGTGACCTACATCGGCCCCTCGGGTCTGCCGTTCAACACCGCCAACGAGATCCACATTCCCACCGGCGAGCCCGTGCGGATCCTGCTGCAAAGCGCCGATGTGATTCACGCGTTCTGGGTGCCCGCGCTCGCGGGCAAGACCCAGGCGATTCCCGGCCAGGTGAATCGTCAGTGGCTGCAAGCCGACCGGCCCGGTATCTGGCGCGGCCAATGCACGCAGTTTTGCGGGCCGCAGCACGCGCATATGGCGATGGAAGTCATCGCGCAATCGCCCGACGACTTCGCGCATTGGCTCGACGCCCAGGCGCATCTCGTGACCGCGCCGGACAACGAAGCAGCGCAACGCGGCGAGCACGTGTTCGCCGTGCACTGCGCCGCGTGCCACGCGGTGCGCGGTTCGCTCTCGAGCGGCGCGCAGGCCCCCGATCTCACGCATCTCGCCTCGCGCCGCTGGCTGGGCGCGGGCACGCTCGTCAACACGCATGCGAACCGGCTCGACTGGGTCGCGCACGCACAACAGATCAAGCCGGAATCGCTGATGCCGAACATCGTGCTCACGCCCGATGAAACGCACGACCTGGGCGCATGGATGGACACCCTGCAATGA
- the ctaD gene encoding cytochrome c oxidase subunit I: protein MNDLPTTPSANGPARAALPRRPRAGRLSRVPETATAPLDAEAERRLAAIWATRPGWRGWLSTVDHKTIGLRYLVTAFVFLVLGGVEALIMRAQLARPNETLLTPQQYDQLFTMHGVTMIFLYALPVLSGFSNYLWPLVLGSRDMAFPRLNALSYWLFLGAGILLYASFPRGQGPDAGWFNYVPLSSATYDPGPNIDIYALGMVLLGISTTVGAANFVVTFLRMRASGMSIARLPILVWGTLTASCANLLAVPSVSLAFLMLWLDRNAGAHFFDTSADGRPLLWQHLFWIFAHPWVYVVVLPAMGIVSEALPAFCRRPIAAYAAVALSTVATMLIGFEVWLHHMFATGLPPLALAFFGAASMVISVPSAIAVFAWIATIWTGKPVFKTPFLYFAGFVLMFTVGGVSGVMTAAVPLDWQLTDTYFVVAHLHYVLLGINVFPVLGGIAYWFPKFTGRMMHERFGKWTFWVLFAGFNLGFFPMHISGLLGMPRRVYTYPAHMGWDTANLLTSVGAFVFAIGIAMFIGNALVSAKRGARAGANPWQAAGLEWSTSSPPPPYNFAILPSVRSRDPLWADANDNTPRPGYLLHRGREALGVTPLGGEPDVILKMPADAYSPFVLGVAATVVFVGVLLHSAMLTALAAIVCALALLAWMWPQRALGQREPFPAHAQSDAADAADSTDTRHASRHSEHDTLALPVGSAGEHAGGWWGVLTLIVTEAALFGYLIFSYLYLASQSAQPWPPEGLPKLGISGINTALLLASSVFVWLAGWFVRRARKWPAFTAMLGGIALGVAFVTIQWFEWRARPYGLASNLYGSLYFTLTGFHLAHVIAGVLMLACLAFWIARGYFDGRRDAALTIGGLYWHFVDVVWLFIFAVLYLSPYGMRGR, encoded by the coding sequence ATGAACGACCTTCCGACCACGCCTTCCGCCAACGGGCCCGCACGCGCCGCGCTGCCGCGCCGCCCGCGCGCCGGGCGGCTCTCGCGCGTGCCCGAAACCGCCACCGCGCCGCTCGACGCCGAAGCCGAGCGCCGCCTCGCCGCGATCTGGGCAACGCGCCCCGGCTGGCGCGGCTGGCTTTCCACGGTCGACCACAAGACCATCGGCCTGCGCTATCTCGTCACAGCGTTCGTGTTTCTCGTGCTCGGCGGCGTGGAGGCGCTCATCATGCGCGCGCAACTCGCGCGGCCGAACGAGACGCTGCTCACGCCGCAGCAATACGATCAGCTCTTCACGATGCACGGCGTGACGATGATCTTTCTCTACGCGTTGCCGGTGCTCAGCGGCTTTTCGAATTATCTGTGGCCGCTCGTGCTCGGCTCGCGCGACATGGCGTTTCCGCGCCTCAACGCGCTCTCGTACTGGCTCTTTCTGGGCGCGGGCATCCTGCTCTATGCGAGCTTTCCGCGCGGCCAGGGTCCGGACGCGGGCTGGTTCAACTACGTGCCGCTGTCCTCCGCGACCTACGACCCCGGCCCGAACATCGACATCTACGCGCTCGGCATGGTGCTGCTCGGCATCTCCACGACCGTGGGCGCGGCCAACTTCGTCGTCACGTTCCTGCGCATGCGGGCGAGCGGCATGTCGATCGCGCGTCTGCCGATCCTCGTGTGGGGCACGCTCACGGCGTCGTGCGCGAACCTGCTCGCGGTGCCTTCGGTGAGCCTCGCGTTCCTCATGCTCTGGCTCGACCGCAATGCGGGCGCGCACTTCTTCGACACGTCCGCTGACGGCCGCCCGCTGCTCTGGCAACATCTCTTCTGGATCTTCGCGCACCCGTGGGTCTACGTGGTCGTGCTGCCCGCCATGGGTATCGTCTCCGAGGCGCTGCCCGCGTTCTGCCGCCGCCCGATTGCCGCGTACGCCGCCGTCGCGCTCTCGACCGTGGCGACCATGCTGATCGGCTTCGAAGTGTGGCTTCATCACATGTTCGCCACGGGCTTGCCGCCGCTCGCGCTGGCTTTCTTCGGCGCGGCCAGCATGGTGATTTCAGTGCCGAGCGCGATTGCCGTGTTCGCGTGGATCGCCACGATCTGGACCGGCAAGCCCGTGTTCAAGACGCCCTTCCTCTACTTCGCGGGCTTCGTGCTGATGTTCACCGTGGGCGGCGTGTCGGGCGTGATGACGGCAGCCGTGCCGCTCGACTGGCAACTCACCGACACCTATTTCGTGGTCGCGCATCTGCACTACGTGCTGCTCGGCATCAACGTGTTTCCCGTGCTCGGCGGCATCGCGTACTGGTTCCCGAAATTCACGGGCCGCATGATGCACGAACGCTTCGGCAAGTGGACCTTCTGGGTGCTGTTCGCCGGCTTCAATCTCGGCTTCTTTCCGATGCATATCTCCGGGCTGCTCGGCATGCCGCGCCGCGTGTACACCTACCCGGCGCACATGGGCTGGGACACCGCGAATCTGCTCACGAGCGTGGGCGCGTTCGTGTTCGCCATCGGCATCGCGATGTTCATCGGCAACGCGCTTGTGAGCGCGAAGCGCGGCGCGCGCGCGGGCGCGAATCCGTGGCAAGCGGCGGGACTCGAATGGTCGACCTCGTCGCCGCCACCGCCGTACAACTTCGCGATCCTGCCGAGCGTGCGGTCGCGCGATCCGCTCTGGGCCGACGCCAACGACAACACGCCGCGCCCCGGTTATCTGCTGCATCGCGGCCGCGAAGCGCTCGGCGTCACGCCGCTCGGGGGCGAACCCGACGTGATCCTCAAGATGCCCGCGGACGCCTATTCGCCCTTCGTGCTGGGCGTGGCCGCAACCGTGGTGTTCGTCGGCGTGCTGCTGCATTCGGCCATGCTCACCGCGCTCGCCGCCATCGTCTGCGCGCTCGCATTGCTCGCGTGGATGTGGCCGCAGCGCGCGCTCGGCCAGCGCGAACCGTTCCCGGCGCACGCGCAGAGCGATGCCGCCGATGCCGCGGATTCCACCGATACCCGGCACGCTTCACGCCACAGCGAGCACGACACGCTCGCATTACCCGTGGGCAGCGCGGGCGAGCATGCGGGCGGTTGGTGGGGCGTGCTCACGCTCATCGTGACCGAAGCTGCCTTGTTCGGATACCTGATCTTTTCGTATCTCTATCTCGCCTCGCAAAGCGCGCAGCCCTGGCCGCCCGAAGGCCTGCCGAAGCTCGGCATCAGCGGCATCAATACGGCGCTGCTGCTCGCGAGCAGCGTGTTCGTCTGGCTCGCGGGATGGTTCGTGCGGCGCGCGCGCAAGTGGCCCGCGTTCACTGCGATGCTGGGTGGCATCGCGCTCGGTGTGGCTTTCGTGACGATCCAGTGGTTCGAGTGGCGCGCGCGGCCCTATGGTCTCGCTTCGAATCTTTATGGCTCGCTCTATTTCACCCTCACCGGTTTTCACCTCGCGCACGTGATCGCGGGCGTGCTCATGCTCGCCTGCCTCGCGTTCTGGATCGCGCGCGGTTATTTCGACGGGCGCCGCGACGCCGCGCTCACCATCGGCGGCCTGTATTGGCATTTCGTCGATGTCGTGTGGCTCTTCATCTTCGCCGTGCTTTATCTTTCCCCGTACGGAATGCGAGGCCGATGA
- a CDS encoding c-type cytochrome, whose protein sequence is MKRRALSVLYAATLTLLAACQHHDDFAQTKPPPDAAQIALGEKLAKAGDCASCHDSAQHEPFAGGVAVNSPFGPIYASNITPDPQHGIGRYTPAQFAAAVQRGVAPGDKRLYPAMPYPSFAALDGSEVNALYQYFMYGVQPVPNAAPATRLPFPFNQRWALSIWRFFFARHGRYEADPARSAQWNRGAWLVQGLGHCGACHTPRGPAYDEMGYTERSPLYLTGGVVDHWYAPNLTGDPGSGLGRWSEDEIATFLRDGHNDRAYAFGAMAPVVSASTQFMSDDDLHAVAVYLKSLPAREPYGDYADTPAARNATMASLRRGMPSRPGAGLYLQFCSKCHGADGYGTQSKAPPLAGSSLALSRDATSLLRLILEGSASPATAGGGEPRKMPAFGASFTDGEVAQLASFVRGAWGNHAPPVAAADVTRLRAALRR, encoded by the coding sequence ATGAAACGGCGCGCCCTCTCCGTGCTCTACGCCGCCACACTAACGTTGCTCGCGGCGTGCCAACACCACGACGACTTCGCGCAAACGAAGCCGCCGCCCGACGCCGCGCAAATCGCGCTCGGCGAAAAACTCGCCAAGGCCGGCGACTGCGCCTCGTGCCACGACTCTGCGCAGCACGAGCCGTTCGCGGGCGGCGTGGCCGTGAATTCGCCGTTCGGACCGATCTACGCGAGCAATATCACGCCCGATCCGCAGCACGGCATCGGCCGGTACACACCCGCCCAATTCGCGGCCGCCGTGCAGCGTGGCGTCGCCCCCGGCGACAAGCGGCTCTATCCCGCCATGCCTTATCCGTCGTTTGCGGCGCTGGACGGCAGTGAAGTCAACGCGCTCTATCAGTACTTCATGTACGGCGTGCAGCCCGTGCCGAACGCCGCGCCCGCGACGCGTTTGCCGTTCCCGTTCAACCAGCGCTGGGCGCTGTCGATCTGGCGATTCTTCTTTGCGCGGCATGGCCGCTACGAAGCCGATCCCGCGCGCTCCGCGCAATGGAATCGCGGCGCGTGGCTCGTGCAAGGGCTCGGACATTGCGGCGCCTGCCACACGCCGCGCGGCCCGGCCTACGACGAAATGGGCTACACGGAACGCAGCCCGCTCTATCTCACGGGCGGCGTGGTCGACCACTGGTACGCGCCCAATCTCACGGGCGATCCGGGCAGCGGACTCGGACGCTGGAGCGAGGACGAGATCGCCACGTTTCTGCGCGACGGCCACAACGACCGCGCCTACGCATTTGGGGCGATGGCGCCCGTGGTGAGCGCGAGCACGCAATTCATGAGCGACGACGACCTGCATGCCGTGGCCGTGTATCTGAAGTCGCTGCCGGCACGCGAACCCTATGGCGATTACGCCGATACCCCGGCCGCGCGCAACGCGACGATGGCCAGCCTGCGCCGCGGCATGCCCTCGCGGCCCGGCGCCGGCCTCTATCTCCAGTTCTGCTCGAAGTGTCATGGCGCCGACGGCTACGGCACGCAAAGCAAGGCGCCGCCGCTCGCGGGCAGTTCGCTCGCGCTTTCGCGGGACGCCACGAGCCTGCTGCGCCTGATCCTGGAAGGCAGCGCGAGCCCCGCGACGGCGGGCGGCGGCGAGCCGCGCAAGATGCCCGCATTCGGCGCATCGTTCACCGACGGCGAAGTCGCCCAACTCGCGAGTTTCGTGCGGGGCGCGTGGGGCAATCACGCGCCGCCCGTGGCCGCCGCCGACGTCACGCGCCTGCGCGCCGCGCTTCGTCGCTGA
- a CDS encoding CBS domain-containing protein, with product MTPVREIMSRDIVRIAPASTIEDAARLMRQYDVGALPVCDGKRVVGMVTDRDLAVRALALQRAPHDAIEQIATENVQCCFEDEDLDTVQRRMAEAQVRRVPVLNRQREIVGTVSIGDFATRCAGAQRAHVINTLEDISQRRVAGEPKE from the coding sequence ATGACACCGGTACGCGAAATCATGTCGCGCGATATCGTGCGTATCGCGCCTGCCTCGACCATTGAAGACGCCGCGCGTTTGATGCGGCAATACGACGTCGGCGCGTTGCCTGTCTGTGACGGCAAGCGGGTGGTAGGCATGGTGACGGATCGCGATCTCGCGGTTCGCGCGCTCGCCCTGCAGCGCGCCCCGCACGACGCGATCGAGCAGATCGCGACCGAGAACGTTCAATGCTGCTTCGAAGACGAGGACCTCGACACCGTGCAGCGTCGCATGGCCGAGGCGCAGGTGCGCCGCGTGCCCGTGCTGAACCGGCAGCGCGAGATCGTGGGCACCGTGTCGATCGGCGACTTCGCGACGCGCTGCGCGGGGGCGCAACGCGCACACGTCATCAATACACTCGAAGATATTTCGCAGCGGCGCGTGGCAGGAGAGCCGAAGGAATAG
- a CDS encoding NADP-dependent oxidoreductase has protein sequence MTASSLPHTMLAWRATRFGGLDALRQLDIPVPEPRADEVLIEMQAAGLNPVDLKTLQGHFPLVKQDTLPLTLGRDVAGVIVKRGADAQAWPQGARVCGFIGQGQGALAEYVVASASALAGVPSSCAIDAAGALPLAALTAWQGLFDYGKLQGGQRVLILGASGGVGRFAVQFARHAGAQVVATASAHEHSALLALGAKDVIDYTSQDIEDIGDEVDLVFDLLGGEAQTHAWPRVKQGGALVSTLDEPSQSEASARGARGTRYTARPDGGQLAQIVELVELGVVKIEVVERFAFDETAKGFERLKKGHLHGKLAVLRQARAVP, from the coding sequence ATGACCGCCAGTTCGCTGCCTCACACCATGCTCGCCTGGCGCGCCACGCGCTTTGGCGGACTCGACGCGCTGCGCCAGCTCGACATTCCGGTGCCCGAACCGCGCGCCGACGAAGTGCTGATCGAGATGCAGGCCGCCGGACTCAATCCCGTCGATCTGAAAACGCTGCAAGGGCACTTTCCACTCGTCAAGCAGGACACCTTGCCGCTCACGCTCGGGCGCGACGTGGCCGGCGTGATTGTGAAGCGCGGCGCCGATGCGCAGGCGTGGCCCCAAGGGGCGCGCGTCTGCGGCTTCATTGGCCAGGGCCAGGGCGCGCTCGCCGAATACGTGGTGGCGAGCGCGAGCGCGCTGGCGGGCGTTCCGTCGAGCTGCGCGATCGACGCCGCCGGTGCGTTGCCGCTTGCCGCGCTCACGGCGTGGCAAGGTCTGTTCGACTACGGCAAGCTGCAAGGCGGCCAGCGTGTGCTGATTCTCGGGGCCAGCGGCGGCGTGGGGCGCTTCGCCGTGCAGTTCGCGCGCCATGCGGGTGCGCAGGTCGTCGCAACGGCCTCCGCGCACGAGCACAGTGCGTTGCTCGCGCTCGGGGCAAAGGACGTGATCGACTACACGTCGCAGGATATCGAGGATATCGGGGACGAAGTCGATCTCGTGTTCGACCTGCTCGGCGGCGAAGCCCAGACGCACGCCTGGCCGCGCGTGAAGCAGGGCGGCGCGCTCGTGTCCACCCTCGACGAACCTTCGCAATCCGAAGCGTCGGCGCGGGGTGCGCGGGGCACGCGCTACACCGCGCGTCCCGACGGCGGTCAACTGGCGCAGATCGTCGAACTCGTGGAGCTGGGCGTAGTCAAGATCGAAGTCGTCGAACGCTTCGCCTTCGACGAAACCGCCAAAGGTTTCGAGCGACTGAAGAAGGGGCATCTGCACGGCAAGCTCGCCGTGCTGCGTCAGGCGCGCGCGGTGCCATGA